GTCGGCGAGGCGTTGCTCCAGCTCGGTCGCGCCCGCGGTGACCCGCTCGGCCCGGCGTTCGGCCCGCCGCCGCGCCGCGTCGGGATCGGCGCCGGTCCCGGAACTCCCCTCGCCCCGGGTCTGCTTGCTCTCGGCGCGCTCACGTCGGCCCGCGAGCCACTGCTCGGCCCAGTCCGGCGGCTCGGCGGACGCCGGCACCGAGCCGTCGTCGCCCGCCCACAGCAGAAGCAGTCCGAGCGCGTGCTTGCACGGGAACTTACGGCTCGGGCAACTGCACCTGTACGCCGGCCCGGCCGCGTCCGCGAGATCGACCACCGTCTGATAAGGCCTGCTGCCACTGCCTTTGCACAGCCCCCACACCGTCCCCTCTCCGCTCCCCGCCTCGGACCACGGACCGGCCGTGCCGAGCTTGCCTCCCGCTTTGCGTGACGCGACGTCAGGCGCCAGTGACAGCACCTGTTCCGCGCTCCAGCGCACCCCCTGCTCAGTCATGCCACCGACGGTAGGTCCCGCCACTGACAATCGGCTCGGAGCGGACGTCTGTGCAGGTCAGAGCGATTGTCAGTGGCGTGGTGCACGGTGGATGCCAGATCCGAACCGGCCGAGCTGGAGGGGGCCTCAGCCATGTCTGCCACGTCTGCGTCTGCCACGTCTGCGTCCGTGCGACCGACCACCGCCGAATCGAGCGACGGCGAAAGCGCACAGGCGCTGCGCCCGCACGCCGAGCACGCCTTCGCCGCCGAACTGACCGCGCTCGCCGCGCAGGACGACCGCCCGCGCCCGGCTCGCTGGAAACTGTCGCCGTGGGCGGTGGCGACGTATCTGCTCGGCGGCACCCTCCCGGACGGCACGGTGATCACACCCAAGTACGTGGGACCGCGCCGGATCGTCGAGGTCGCGGTCACCACGCTCGCCACCGACCGCGCCCTCCTGCTGCTCGGCGTGCCCGGCACCGCCAAGACCTGGGTGTCGGAGCACCTGGCCGCCGCCGTCAGCGGCGACTCGACCCTGCTGGTGCAGGGCACGGCCGGCACCCCGGAGGAGGCGATCCGCTACGGCTGGAACTACGCGCAGCTGCTCGCGCACGGACCGAGCCGCGACGCCCTCGTGCCGAGCCCCGTCATGCGTGCCATGGCCGAGGGGATGACGGCCAGGGTGGAGGAGCTGACCCGTATCCCGGCCGATGTGCAGGACACGCTGATCACGATCCTGTCCGAGAAGACCCTGCCCGTCCCGGAGTTGGGCCAGGAGGTGCAGGCGGTCCGCGGGTTCAACGTCATCGCCACCGCCAACGACCGTGACAGAGGAGTCAACGACCTCTCCAGCGCGCTGCGCCGCCGCTTCAATACCGTGGTGCTGCCGCTGCCGGAGAGCGCCGACGCCGAGGTCGACATCGTCACCCGCCGCGTCGACCAGATCGGCCGCTCCCTCGACCTGCCGGCCGCGCCCGACGGCATCGAGGAGATCCGCCGGGTCGTCACCGTCTTCCGCGAGCTGCGCGACGGCATCACCGCCGACGGCCGCACCAAGCTGAAGTCGCCCAGCGGCACGCTCTCCACGGCCGAGGCGATCTCCGTCGTCACCCATGGCCTCGCTCTGTCCGCGCACTTCGGTGACGGCGTACTGCGCCCGGCCGACGTCGCCGCCGGCATCCTCGGCGCCGTCGTACGCGACCCGGCGGCCGACCGGGTCGTCTGGCAGGAGTACCTGGAGACCGTCGTCCGCGAGCGCGAGGGCTGGACGGACTTCTACCGCGCGTGCCGGGAGGTGAGCGCATGAACGACACACGCCGGCCCAGGGCCCGTG
The genomic region above belongs to Streptomyces sp. CG1 and contains:
- a CDS encoding AAA family ATPase, with the translated sequence MSATSASATSASVRPTTAESSDGESAQALRPHAEHAFAAELTALAAQDDRPRPARWKLSPWAVATYLLGGTLPDGTVITPKYVGPRRIVEVAVTTLATDRALLLLGVPGTAKTWVSEHLAAAVSGDSTLLVQGTAGTPEEAIRYGWNYAQLLAHGPSRDALVPSPVMRAMAEGMTARVEELTRIPADVQDTLITILSEKTLPVPELGQEVQAVRGFNVIATANDRDRGVNDLSSALRRRFNTVVLPLPESADAEVDIVTRRVDQIGRSLDLPAAPDGIEEIRRVVTVFRELRDGITADGRTKLKSPSGTLSTAEAISVVTHGLALSAHFGDGVLRPADVAAGILGAVVRDPAADRVVWQEYLETVVREREGWTDFYRACREVSA